TTACGGTATCCAACAAGGAAAGCATTTCGCCCTATGATGACAGGGGCAAACGCCAACAACAACACAATAAAACCAAGAATGATCCTGATCACGTCAATTTTCCAATACTGCCTCTCTTTCTGTAAAATATAATGTGCAACCGCTCCGATCACGAGAGCAAACACAATAAAATGCGTAGCTGTTTGCGGTGGAAACCAAATATTTACACCAAATTTAATGGATTCAAAAAATTTAACCGCAACATCAAGGGGAGACGCAGACAACAGAAAGGAATATTTTTGGTTTGGATCGTCAGTAACATAAAATATATACGGAGACAACAAGAAACCCTGTATTGGCTTTACAACGTATTTGACGATAATATAAAAAATCATGGAAACGAGGCCGCAAAAAACAATGTCACGAATAATCGGAAATCGTACAATTTTCCAACCTGTGCGTTTCACATTGAGCAAACGAAGCAAAGGATATATTGTAACCAGTAATGCATTGGGAGGATAGATGAAGCATAACGTAAGGTAGACCAAAATGGATGATATTCCAAAATAATAAAGTCTCCGATTGCAAGCCATCAGGTCATAAAAATTAATTTTATCAATGAGAGGGTAACAAAAAATTGCAAAAAAAACAGGGATCAATCCGGGAACGGTATTTGATATCCATGTCACGTAAAGCAACGCCGGTGGCAATAAAAAAACACCTATTGAAACAGTGGCAGCCATCGGTATTGACAAAAACAAACTTTGAACCAATTGTCGAAAAAATATCCACCCAGTCAACCCCAATATCAGGGCACTGACCAAGCGACCAACCGAATAATCCTGAATATGTTGATATAGAAGAAAATACCAATTGACAATCCATGCGTTCAGACTGCGACCAATGGTTTGCAACCAGAATGTTTCAATAAAATAATGACAACATTGCCGGTAATCTGAAGACGACAGAAGCTGGTTTCCCTTCAAAAGCCATGTTGACCCATCGGGAAGTGGCGTGGCTTGAAGCTTGTCCACAAGATTGAAATGGTCACTATGCACACCATAATTCACGCCAAAAGTCGGAATGAAAATAAAAACAACCAGCAGCAATGAAAATACCCCTGCCGATATTTGGATCCATGAGAAGCGCATCATTCCATCCATTTAAAGTCAAAAAGAAATCAACATTAGAAAAATGTCAATAAAACCGGAAAATCATGGCAAATCATTTCCAGTTGCATTTGGTCGGGATGGCTTCCCCGGAGGAGACGGGGGTATCGGACGCGCCGCCGGTGCATCAGGAACATGGGGCTCTTGCCAAGCCCGGACAATCGGGTCCAGGCTTGTTCGGATAAGCCGAATACTTTCAACTATCTTATCGGTTCGTTCTGGACCAATTCTCCCCACCGTCGCGACCATCCGATCCAATCCCCCAATCACTACTGGCCCAAAACCTCCTTCAACCGTGTCCTGTAAATAACTGGCAACGTGGTTGATCGTTGCCGGAATGGCAATGCTCAGAGTAAAAACTATCAAAAACATTACCGTGGCAACACGCCCAATGTAAGCCAACGTGTCACGCATCAAGCCGAAAGCCATGGCAAGGCCATGGCGTTGATTTCCGGAAGGTTCTCGACCAGCATCAGTCAACAAACGCCTATGCTCTTCCTGCTCACGCAAGAACATCTGGAAAGCAGCATTAAGATCCGTCCCCTGTACAACGACCGAGTTTCCCGGGTTGCATAAGGTGAATGTTGGACCTTTTTTTCGAACAAAAAAGTCAACGTGTTGCGAAGAAGAATCAAGCATAAGTCACCCATTTAACAATCAACTCTAAAATCAATCAATTTCTATTTTCCAAAGCCCGTCCAAGACAGCCAAAAAAATATGGAAATAAACAACTGAATTTTCCTGATTATTCCGTGGGACCCCGTAGTCAATACAAAAACACGTCTTTGCCCAAGAATAAACTGTCCTTACGACCCACGACAGCCCGTTATCCTATTTTCTGAAGGTATCTCATGTCAACAGAAATTTTCTTTGCCAAAAATCGATGAATCAGATTAACATATGTGGCACAAAGCAAGGCATCTTTCAACACGTTTTCTATTATTTCAAAATGTTATGAACATCAGGCTTGCAACTACCGAAATTTTAACATGTTGATTTTACAATCATATAAATTAAAAACTCGATTGCCCTGCCAAGATGGATGCTCTCCATGGACACGCCGCGCACGATTTGAAACAATGAGACGGCTTCACCCTTGGCCATCTTTTCGACCACTTTTGGAAAAGCGCATCTCGGCTTCGGGATCATGTTGACTTTTCAGACAGGTTGGCTCTCAACTGAAAAATGTTGGAAACACAGCGCAATGAGCCTGGATGTGAATCATGAAAGCAATATTTGTCGAATTTTTAAATCTTTTCAACGATCAGCATGGTGTCTACTCCCTGTCCGCAGTTCTTAAAAAAAATGGCATCCATGTTGACTACGTCAGAACGATGCACCATGAAAAGTCTCTTGCCCGAGTCCTGGACCACGCCCCCGATTTTGTCCTGTACTCTTCATTCACGGCATCCATCCCAAAAATGATTGCTTTTGATAAAAAACTCAAACATGCCCTGCCCACGGTCAAATCAATCATCGGCGGACCTGGCGTGACGTTCGATCCCCTGGCCGTTGCCGGTTCAACCATCGATGCCATCTGTATCGGCGAGGGAGAAACCGTCCTCCCCGAATTCCTTTTGAATGGATTCAACCCGATTTATAATATTTTTTTAAACGGAACAGACCCATCAACTCAATATGCCCCTCTGATAAACCCTGACGATTTGCCGTTTCCCGATAGAGATGTCATCTACAATACAGATTCCCTGCTTCGAGACTTGCCATCCAAACAATTTTTTTCCGGACGCGGCTGCCCCTATCGATGTACCTACTGCTTCAACCATAAATTCAACGATATGTTTAAAGAAAAAGGCCCAATCGTAAGAAAGAAAAGCGTTGATTATCTCTTGGAAGAAATTCAAAGGGTGAAAAGCAAATACCCCTTGCTAAATGTGCATTTTAATGACGACACCTTTGTGATTAACAAAAAATGGCTCTTCGAATTTTGCGATAAATTTCCCAAAGCCTTTGACATGACCTATTCCTGCAACGTCAGGGCCAATCTCATCAATGACGAAGTCGCCGAAGCCCTGGTGGCCAGCCGCTGCCTGAATGTCACCTGGAGTATCGAATCCGGTAATGACCACCAGCTCCAAAAAATTCTAAAAAGAGCCATGTCGAAAAAACAAATTATCAATGCAGCCCATTGTCTCCACAAACATAAACTCCCTTTTCGTGTCGCCAACTTGATTGGGTTGCCAGGAGAAACATTTGATGACATGAAAGAAACGATTGAAATTAATATTGAGTCTCAACCCGCACTCTCTCTGGCAAATATTTTTATTCCTTACCCGGGACTTGCATTAACTAAATATTGCATCGATCATGGCCATTTTGATCCTGAAAAAA
This region of Magnetococcales bacterium genomic DNA includes:
- a CDS encoding radical SAM protein, which encodes MKAIFVEFLNLFNDQHGVYSLSAVLKKNGIHVDYVRTMHHEKSLARVLDHAPDFVLYSSFTASIPKMIAFDKKLKHALPTVKSIIGGPGVTFDPLAVAGSTIDAICIGEGETVLPEFLLNGFNPIYNIFLNGTDPSTQYAPLINPDDLPFPDRDVIYNTDSLLRDLPSKQFFSGRGCPYRCTYCFNHKFNDMFKEKGPIVRKKSVDYLLEEIQRVKSKYPLLNVHFNDDTFVINKKWLFEFCDKFPKAFDMTYSCNVRANLINDEVAEALVASRCLNVTWSIESGNDHQLQKILKRAMSKKQIINAAHCLHKHKLPFRVANLIGLPGETFDDMKETIEINIESQPALSLANIFIPYPGLALTKYCIDHGHFDPEKKLPRNYFTKSPLNFTEKEHDLIYKTFCLMPILVKFPSLYYCKKCFRFLYLLPKILLRLAYEFVYTTGFAKWYVIKTPLYLKFKMALRYFHY